The following is a genomic window from Amycolatopsis acidiphila.
TTGTCGGCCGCGGGTGAAGCGGTGACGAGTTCGGCGACCGGCTGCCACGTGACGCAGTGGTCGCACCAGACGTAGCGGGGAATGGATTGCGGGTTCTCGACGAGTTCGGCGATCTCAGCGTCGCCGATCTCGTCCAGGCAGCGCGTGTGGGAGCAAAGGAGGAGGAAGTGCACCATCGGCGTGCTCCGTCCGAGACGGTGGGGGCTGGAGGGCGGAAGTGGAGGTGCGGGGGACGCAAAGGCTGGGTTCCTGGCGAGCCCCCGCACCGCCTGGTCCGCGCGCGGCTGGGCTCCCGGAGTCGGGTGCTGCTGGCCGTCTACAGGCGATGGCCCGCAGAGCGAGCCGACGGTCCGGGCCATCGTTGAACCGGCCCGCGAGACGGGCGCTGAAATTGAGAGACCCCCAGGGTTTTCCGGACGAGACAACGCATGCCGGAATGCGACTATGGGCAGATTCCTATTCAGGCAGTCAAATACGGCTCTGCTGCGGAAGGGAAGATTTCGGCCTGCCGATGTTTCCCCTGCGATGAGGTGCGCGGACATGATGCCGGGCGCCGGGGTGACACCTGGGGGGAGGAGTGTCACCCCGGCCAGCGAAGCCGCGCGGGACGCCATCGATCCCCCGACTGGACCGATGGTTCCGGGAGGTGGCTCGGCTCGCATGACTCCACAGTGGAACAACGAGGGCCCGTCGAGCTCGATTGTCCGAGGACAATCTTGTGCTTTTTTTGTGCTCGTTTTGTGCTCGTTTTGTCCAGATGAAAACCATTGTCATCTGGCGAAGGAAATGGCGGCGCAGGGTGTCCGCCTCGATACTTCCTGTTATTCCGGGCGTGCGCGCGGTTTAGCGTAGCGGCATACACGTGAATAGCTCCAGTGGGCTCCGGGTGTGTCACACCGGAGCCCGGCGTCGCGGAGACGAGAGAACGTGGCGCCCTCGGCTTTTGTTTAGGCGCAGGGCTCGCCGCGGACGCCCAGGCAGACGTTGATCGTGGCGATCTGGGCCTGGATGTCGAGCGCGCGCGGGTCTTGCAGTGATTCGAGAATCGCGCCCGCCGCGCGATAGGAGGCGCGCGCACCGTCGGCGTCGCCGAGCTTGGCCAGCGCCTCGGCTCGGGCGACAAGCGTCTCGGCCTCGCCCCAGCGTTCGCGGCCGATGCGGCGCACGGCCAAGGCTGCGTCGAAGTGGGTCAGCGCGGCGCGCGCGTGGTGCTGCTGGAGCAGGACCAGGCCGAGCTGGTGGTGGGCCAGGCTGGCGACGGGCTGCTTCGGCGCGATCGCGAGGGCTCGGGCGAGCGCGTCCTCCGCGAGGGCGCGGGCGTCGTCGGTGTTGCCCAGGTTCTGGTGCGTTCCGGAGAGCATGGCGCGGACGACGGCGACGCCGAGGTCGAGTCCGACGCGCGCGAACAGCGTCTCGGCCAGTTCGTAGGCGGCTTTGGCGTCGTCGTGGCGGTCGAAGGCGGTGTAGGCGGCGGCCAGGCCGAACTCGCTCCAGGCGCGGGCGCGATCGTCGCCCAGCTCGGCCTGCAGCTCGATCGCGCGACGCAGGTGCTCGATGGCTTCCTCGGTACGTCCGAGTTCGTGCAGGACCCAGCCAACGCTCTGAGTGCTGCGAGCGACGCCAGGGACGCTCTTCAGGGCGTGCGCGGCGGCAAGCCCTTCGGTGCTGGCGGTGAGCCAGGCGCTCCAGTTCTTGGTCAGGTAGAAGTAGGGCAAGAAGAGGGCGGGCAGCATCCACGCGGCGTCTCCCGCACCGCGGGATCGGGCGTGGCGGGCGAGTTCGATCGCGGTGGCGGCTTCGGTCTCGCACCAGGCCAGCGCGCCGTGGTAGTCGCCAGCTGGGAATGGCGCGGCGACGCCGAAAGCGGTGTCGAGTTCGACATCGAGGGTGAGCCCGGAGCCCGCCCAGTTCGGGGCCAGCGCGTTGCTCGCCGTCCACGCGGTGGCCACGTACCAGCGCAGGAGCCGGTCGTGGGCCCGTTCCAGCTCGTTGAGGGGCTCTTCGACCACGGCACGCTGGTAGGCGTAGGCGCGCAGGAGGTGGTTCATCCGCATGCGCCCGGCGCCGACCGGCGCCGCTTCGAGTAGGTGCGCGTGGCGCAGGACATCCAGGGTTTCGCGAACACCGTCGGGGCTGAGACCGGACTGGGCGGCGACCGCCTCGGCGCTGATGAACGAGGCGGGGATGATGCCGGCCAGCCGGAACACCCGCCGCTCGCGCGGCGAGAGCGCGAGGTAGGACAGGTCGATGACGCCGTGGATGTTCACCGTGGGATCCGACGAGGTGAACACGTCCAGGCGTCGGTTCTCGCTCGCGAGCTGGTCGGCCAGGTCCTGCAGCGAGTCGTGCGGGTGCTGCTGGATGCGCTCGGCGGCGACGAGCACGGCCATCGGCAGCCGCCCGCAGCGGCGCACGATCGCCTCGGCCGCCTCGCGCTCGGCGCCGACGCGGGCCTCGCCGATCCGCGCGCGTAGCAGGGTCAGGGCCTCCTCCGTCGTCAGCGGTGGCAGGTCGATGTGCAGGCCGCCGCTGTGCAGCAGCAGCGAGGGCTGGTGTTCGCGGCTGGTCAGCACCACCACGCTGCCCGCGCCGGGTAGCAGGTGCCGTACCTGGTCGTAGCTGGCGATGTTGTCCAGTACGACCACGGCGGGCCGCTGGGCCAGCAGTGAGCGGTACCGCGCGGCGCGTTCGTCGATGGTGCCCCGCTGCGCGTCGATACCGGCGCCGAGGGCGTGCAGGAAGCCATCCAGGATTTCCCCAGGATCCACGGCGCTGCCTGGAGCTAGCCCGCGCATGTCGGCGAACAGGCAGCCGCCGCTGAAGCGCTCCTGGACCCGCGCGGCCCAGTGCAGCGCCAGCGAGGTCTTGCCGACCCAGAATCCGCCCTCGATGACGGCGGTGACGGCGGCTCCCGGCCGGGTTTGCGTGATCAGTGCGGCGTCGAGCTGGTGCAGGTAGGTCTCGCGGCCGACGAAGTCCGCGGCGGCCGGCGGCAGCTGCATCGGCCGGGCAGGCGGGCGGCGAGCCTCGTCCTGTTCGCGCGCGAGCTTTTCCAGTTCGCCTTCGGCGCGTAGCGCGCGGTCGACCTCGCTGACCAGCGCGGGCGCGAGGGGCCGCGCGCCGTGCAGCATCTTCGACAGGTAGCTCGCGCTGTAGTTGGTCCGCGCCGCGATATCCCCGATCGTCATCCCCCGCCGACGGCGCAACCGATGCACCGCCTCGGCAAAACTGTTGATGGACCTCAATGTCACTATCTCCCCCTGGATCGATGACGCCCGACCCGCCGCCGTGGCGGAGTAGAAGCGTCCCGGTCCCATCCGTGGACGGGGCCGCAGGCTGTGGGGACCGGATCGGACGTCCGCTTCACCAGTGGAGCGACGACCGCGACAGCCGAGATTCGTTTGTCCCGCGCCGACACGCGGAGTGACCGACCCATCCGTGACAGGCCGTCACTACCCAACGCCCTCGCCGGGGGCGTCTCGCCGCTGTCACGCTGCAGACCCGCATGACAGCCACCACTCACAGCATTCGGGAGATTTCCCAGCTCATCCAGTCCCGAACTGCAAGACCTCTCCCCGACGGCGGGAGATCACCCGATCTTTCCTGGATACCTTGATCTTCCCGCCGGATGCAACTACCGGGTAACCGATTACACCTTTCGGGCTAATCGTGACACGGGACACTACTCAGCGCATCAGAGTAGTCCTACTTATGGGTTACTGAGTGTTATGACGCTTGCGCGACGGAAGTACGCGGGTAGGGAGTCGGGATCGGAAACAGCAGCGCCACGGTCTCCACGGCGCATTCCGGGCAGATCCGCAGGTTCGCAGGGCGGCGCGGGCTCAAGGAGCCGAGCACGAGCTGGCCGTCGTGCAGGTGCCGGGTGCACACGGAGACGTCGGTGTCGGGCAGGGCGGTGTGCGCGCGTCCGGGATGGTATGGGCTGACGCCCCATTGCACGGTGGTCATCGAGAACCTCCACTGGTTGCGGCGGCGACCTCGTCGTAGCTGAGGTAGGCGGTCGCGATCTCGGCGTCGGGGATCGGGGCGAGCCCGACATCGGCGCGCGCGAGGTTGACCTCGGCCGGACGGTGCAGCGGGTAGAGCCGGCCGGCCGCCTCGGTGCCGAGCCGCAGCCACTGGGTGCCGTAGCGCTGCGCACGCTGCTGGTCGGTCGCGACCCGATCGGAGAGAAACGCCAGGTCGCGGGGTGCGGCGTCGCGATTGGCGACCGCGGCGCGCAGCTTCGGCAGCCAGCAGGCCCGGTACGGCGCGGGCGCGTGCTGGGCGAGCACCCAGGCGGCGTGCGCGCCGTCGACACCGACGGTGCGGCGGCCGGGCCAGCCGTGCACCGCCACGATGGGCGCGAACCAGCGCACGTTGTCCTCGTCGACGAGGTGAACGGTCTCCCACTGCTCCGGTGTGGGAGCCGCTGGGTCGAGCTCGGCGCGGGCGCGCTGATCGGCGGCTGCACGCTCGATCAGCTCGCCACGCAGCGCGGCCAGCTCCGGATCGACGCTCGCCCTGTTCACGGCTGTCCGCCTGCCAGCGCCGCCGATCCGGACGCGGTCAGCGTGAGCGGCCGATCGGCATCGGCGGCGAGATGGCCGGACGCGAGCAGTTCGGCACATGCCTGCGCGATCCACTCCGGCACCGCCCGGCCCCCGTCGGTGAACAACTCGCCGTCGTGGCGACGCAGCGCTCCGCGCGCGGCCCGGCGCAGCGCCCACCAGGACGCGACGTCGACCCCGGCGCCATCCATACGGCAGCTCATCCCGGTTGTCGGTTCGGCGGCATCGAACGAGGTTGCGGGCGTCATGGCGTCTCCGATCGAGCGGTCGGCACCGGAGCGGCCAGTGCGCGGGTGGTGGCCAGCAGCGCGGCCTGCGCGGGCAGATCGGCCCGGGTGGGCCAATCGACCCAGCGCCACAGATCCAGCGCTTCGGTCTCCGGCGACGGCAGTACCACCAGGGCGTCGTCCCCGACCACGCTGACGCCCATCGGCACCAGCGCGGCCATGTGCTCCAGCGTCGCGCTGCCCGGGCCGCTCAGGAACGTCCACCGTTCTCCACCGGGGTGCACCAGCGCCGGGGCGGGCATGGCCCGCACATGCAGGCTGGGCGCGACCTTCCGGCCCAGCGTGGCGGGCATCGTGACTGCGCCGAGCAGCCCACCGAGGCGCAGGGCGATTCGGTTGCCGTCCAAGAGCTGGGCAGGAAGCCCGCACGTGGCCCAGTAGTACTCGCACCACCGCGCTGCGGTGTCCCCGGCCGATGCCGGGGGTGCACTGCATGCAACAGACATGCCCATCAGTCCCTTCGTGTTCCGGCGTTCAGCGCGGCCCGCGCGCTGCTGTGGTCGGGCAAGGACCAGCCGGTCTCCTCCGGGCTGATTCGCCAGCGCGAGATCCACGACGGCACCCGGCTCGGCGGCAGCAGCAGGCATCCCTCTCGCACCGATCGCGGAGGCTGAATCGCTCGAGTCCCTTGGTCGGGGGCGTGTTCGACGATCAGGTGCCAGCGCGGGCCCGGCCCAACCAAGATCGGCCCGAGACACCCAGCGTCCCGCAGGATCGCTTCGGTCCGGCCATCGCCAGGACCGAGATCGATCGCTCCCACTGCGCCCGGGCGCAGGAGAATGGGCCACGGCCGATCCGTCCACGCGTCGAACGCCTCGTCCTTAGAGAGGGGCTCGCCCCGGCACACCAGGTCGGCTTCCTCGGGTGAAGGTCGGCCGTCGGAGGTGTCCGGCCTGGGGTGCGGAACCCGGGCACCAGGGCAGATGAGCCAGCCGTGCGCGGCGTAGTCGGTCGCGGCGCAACGCATCTCCGTCAGTTCGCCCGCTGGATACGGATGCGTGCTCAACACCGAGCATCACCCGCCTCCGACGCTGGGGCGGACGCCTCGTCCGCGGGCGAAGGTCCACCGCTCGCCACCATGGGGGTGAACCAGTCATGGAACTCCGCCTGCGTGCGGCGTGGCCCGTCGGTGTCCCACCGATAGAGACTTTCGAGCACCTGCTCGAACAACACGGCGCGTTCGCACACCTCATCGTCTGGCGGTGAGTGAGCGGGCTCGGCGCCGAACTCGGTTGACGGGCCCAGGTTGGGCAGAAGCTCGGGCACGCGAGCTTCGTCGAGGGCGTGCCGGCTCACGAGGGCGCCTTTCCCCGCGCGACCCGTGCCAGCAACGCGACGACCGCGCTGCATGGTGGCAGAAGTTGGTTCTGCCTGGGTGGCACCACCCAGTCGCCGTCTCCTGGTCCTTTCCTTGCTCCTCCGCAGATCTTCGTCGGCAGTGAGAGCTGTGAAACCTTCCGGCAGCAGCCGCACGTTGGCTCGCACTAACGATTCCGGCAACGCGAAATCGCCCCGCCGATGCGGTGCGGTCAGTACTGCCCACCGTCCGGGCCCGCGCCGCAGGACCGGGCCCCGAAGGCAGCCCGCCGTCAGTTCGGCCACCACGGGCCGCGCCAGCTCTACCGGTACGTCGACGACATCGACGGCCTGCCCTACGGTCACCGCACGGCCCCCTGCGCCATGCGACGATCCCCGGTGAGGCCGCCGATCCAGTACTTCACGGGCTCCGACCATCACGCAGCCTCGGATATGGCCACGGGTGTCGACGTGAGCGCGTGACGACCGCTGGGCTCGCCCTCATCGTCTTCACCGAGAACGACCCGAACCCGACCTGCAGTCATCGCCGAGTGCCGCCCATCTGGAACCTCGCGATGCGGCGTGGGCGCAGCTCCGGGATGACTTCGAGGTGCGGGCACCCGCTCCCGGCCTGGCTCGCTAAGCCGCGCGTGGACTTCGATCGCCTCACGCAGCGCCGCGCGCAGCCGTCCGCTGGCCAGCGGATCGAACACCGCAGCGCCGGGCTGGTCGAACGTGATCTGGGGGCCGCGTTCGTCGACCGACACCCGGACATGCCGGCGGCGGCCGTGCTCGTCCCGGCACGGCACCGTCCATGCCTGCCGGTCCCGCTGCCATCCCAACCTCGCAAGCAGGGTGAGCAGGGGTACTGCGCGCGTTCGTCGTTTCATGGCGCCTCCTTTCGGGGTTGCTCGGCTTGTGTCGTCATACGGCGTGTTTCCGGCGGGTGCGGAGGTGGAAGGGGCTGCGTGGCTGGGCGACGGTCTCGACATCCCGGGAGGCGGGAGGATGGAGCCCGGTCGGCGTCGGCGCCTCGGGGTTCGGGAGCGGTGGTTGCTCCGCTCGGCAGCGGCGCACGCGCCGCCGCTCGGCGGCATACCACCACCCGGCACCGGCTCCAGCCACGCAGCCCACGAGAAGGAGCGCCCCTACGACCATCCCGGCGATCGGCGGCCCCACTGAAGTGTCAGCAAGGCTCAACTGTGCGGGGGTGGACATAGCCACCTCGGCGGCGATGCTAACTTTAATAGTCGCCACTGGAAGCTCCCTCTGTCCTGGGTGTTTGTCGGGACACCCATCGACTATAATTTGAATATGAAAGTTAGATAGTCCGCCAATTGGGTGACGTGGCGGGCATCCTCGGTGGCCGCGAGTGTGATCCGGTAAGGAGATGGCGTGACTCAGCATCAGCAGCTGCCGCCCGCGGTCATGAAGATCGTGCTCGGCGCCGAACTGGAACGGCAGCGTCTCCGAGCAGAGGTCACCCAAGAGCAGGCCGCGCAACGATTGCGCTGCGGGCAGTCCAAGATCGCCCACATCGAGGGCGGCAGCGGCATCAAGGCGATGGAGCTCGACGCGCTGCTCGACCTCTACGGCGCCGATGACAACGACACGGCCTATGCGCGGGCGTTGCAGGCGGAGAGCAACCGGCGCACCAAGCGCGGCGCGTTCAGTACCCGGTTCAAGCAGCAGATGCGGCTGCTGGTGGACATGGAACCCAGCTGCAACGAACTCTTGTCACATCAGGCCATGGTGATCCCCGGCCTCCTTCAGACCGAGGAGTACATGCGCGCGCAGTTCCGCGCGTGGCGCCCCTCGCCCACCCAGGACGACATCGATCGCGACACCGCGAACCGGCTCGGGCGGCAGCGGGTGCTCGACAACACCAGCCAGAAGTTCTGGTTCATCATCGACGAGGCGGCGCTACGGCGGACACCCATCGGCCCCGAGGCGATGAAACCCCAGATCACGCACCTGGTCGAGGTGATCGACCGGCCCAACGTCGAGCTGCAGATCGTCCCGTTCGACATCGGTTACTACATGGGGCAGAGTCACGACTACACCGTGTTCCAATATGAGGCGGATCCGCAGGTCAGCATCGTCTACCTTGAGAAGCATGACGGCGGCGAGTACGTCGAAGGAGCTAAGAAGACCGCCCGCTACCTCGACCTGTTCGACCAGCAGAAAGCCGCGGCCATCGGGCAGGAGCGGGCGCGGCGCTTCCTGCTCGACTTCGCTGCCAGCTTGTAGCCGCGCAAGACCACCGGAAGGCATCTCCCCAGCCATGGATATCCAGAACGGCAACAAGGCGCACCTCGACACGGACTTCCGCGAGTGGGTCAAGTCGCCCCTGAGTAATCCCAACGGCAACCAATGCGTCGAACTTTCCTTCACCAGCAACGCGGTCGGCATGCGCGACAGCCAGAACCCGGACGGTGCGGTACTCGTGTTCGACAATGACGAGTGGAACGCCTTCGTGGGCGCGGTCGAGTCCGGGTTCTTCCAGCATCGCTGAGGGGCCGCGATCCTTCGACCGGGTGTTCCGCAAGGCGTGTCGGCGGCGTTGCGCCGGGCGTGTTCAGGCCACCAGCCGCTCGATCATGTCTGGGGTCAGTGCCGGAACGACCTCGACCGCGCCGGCCGCGCGTAGTTCGTCTTCGGTGCTCTTGCCGGTCGCTACCGCGATCGCGCGTACACCGGCGGTCAGCGCTGCCTGGATGTCGTGGGGCGTGTCGCCGATCAGCACGGTGCGGCTGTTGTCGAACGGCACACCGAGGCGTTCGAAGGCGCGGCGTTGGGCGATCTGCACGAGACGTGGGCGGCTGGCGTCATCGTCACCGAAAGCACTGGTTTCCAGGTCGAGGTATCGCGCCAGCCCGAAGACCTCGAGTTTGATCCGGGCAACCTCCCGGAGATTGCCGGTCAGCACACCTTGGTGGGCGCGGGGATCGGTCGCCAGCGCGGCGAGCGTCTGCCGAGCACCAGGCAGCGCTCGACCGGTCGTGGCGAGTTCGTCGGCCATCTCGTTGTAGCCCGCCACAAGGGCTGCCGTGAGCCGCTCAACGGCTTCGCTGGTGGGGTCAACACCGTTGATGCGCAGGGACTCGGTCATGATGCCGAGCTCGGTCCGGCCCGCGATCGCCGCGAGCCTGGCCAGCGGTTTGCCCGTCGCAACGCGGAATGCACGGTCGTACACCGCACGTCCCACACCGCGGGTCTCGATTAGCGTGTGGTCGACATCCCACAGCACCAGCGTTCGGGGCGGTTCAGGCGCGCTCATGCAGAAAGTCTTTCACCACCAACCGGCCGAGCCCGGGACAGTATCGTTTACCCTGGTCGCGACCCTGGAGGGCGGTCGGGAACTTCGCAATGAGCGATCATCTGGCGCATGTGGTGGGCGAGCGGATCCGGTTCTACCGGACCACTGCTCGCCGAACCAAGGCGGTCGTCGCCGGGCTGGCTGGCATCACACCGGACTACCTCTACCAAATCGAGCGTGGCCAGAAAGTCCCAACGCTCGCCGTGCTGGCCGAGCTGGCAACCGTCCTCCACGTCGATCTCGGCGAGCTGCTCGGCGTGGTGCCGCCGCCACCTCGGCAGCACACTGACAGCGCCGCTGCGGACGCCCTCTATCGCGCCCTTGTAAGCCCGGCAACACCCGTACCGGGTTTCCGCGGGAATGACGAAGTGCGCCGTGCGGTACTCGACGCGTGGAGAACCTGGCAAACATCGCCGCACCGCTACACCGCGCTGACCGCCCAACTGCCCACCCTCATCGGCGAGACAGAAGCAGCTCTTCGCGGCGCCGACGCGGCGGGAAGCCGCGCCGCGCACAGGTCGGCAGCGGATCTCTACTGCTTGGTCCGCACCGTCACCAAGCGAGTTGGCCGCGGTGACCTGTCATTGCTGGTCGCCGATCGCGCAGTCCGGGCTGCGGAAGAGGCCGACGACCCGGTCCGCTTGGCCGGGGTTCGCTGGAACCTGACCCAGGTCTTGTTGGCCGACGGGCAAACCGAGGGAGCCGAAGCAGTCGCCATGCATGCCGTCGACGAGCTCCGCCCGTTCCGCGCGAACGGTAACCTCGATGCCTTGGCCGTGTCCGGGGCTCTGCTACTCATCGCGGCTATCGCCGCTGTGCGCAACGGAGACGCCTGGGGCGCTCGCGACCGGCTCCGGCTGGCCAGCCCGCTCGCCGAGAAGACAGGCGAGCGCAACACCTGCTGGACGGCCTTCGGCCCGACGAACGTGGCCATGTACGCCGTCAGCATCGAACTCGAGTCAGGCGAGGCTGCCGAAGGGCTGCGTCTCGCGGAACGC
Proteins encoded in this region:
- a CDS encoding ATP-binding protein; the encoded protein is MTLRSINSFAEAVHRLRRRRGMTIGDIAARTNYSASYLSKMLHGARPLAPALVSEVDRALRAEGELEKLAREQDEARRPPARPMQLPPAAADFVGRETYLHQLDAALITQTRPGAAVTAVIEGGFWVGKTSLALHWAARVQERFSGGCLFADMRGLAPGSAVDPGEILDGFLHALGAGIDAQRGTIDERAARYRSLLAQRPAVVVLDNIASYDQVRHLLPGAGSVVVLTSREHQPSLLLHSGGLHIDLPPLTTEEALTLLRARIGEARVGAEREAAEAIVRRCGRLPMAVLVAAERIQQHPHDSLQDLADQLASENRRLDVFTSSDPTVNIHGVIDLSYLALSPRERRVFRLAGIIPASFISAEAVAAQSGLSPDGVRETLDVLRHAHLLEAAPVGAGRMRMNHLLRAYAYQRAVVEEPLNELERAHDRLLRWYVATAWTASNALAPNWAGSGLTLDVELDTAFGVAAPFPAGDYHGALAWCETEAATAIELARHARSRGAGDAAWMLPALFLPYFYLTKNWSAWLTASTEGLAAAHALKSVPGVARSTQSVGWVLHELGRTEEAIEHLRRAIELQAELGDDRARAWSEFGLAAAYTAFDRHDDAKAAYELAETLFARVGLDLGVAVVRAMLSGTHQNLGNTDDARALAEDALARALAIAPKQPVASLAHHQLGLVLLQQHHARAALTHFDAALAVRRIGRERWGEAETLVARAEALAKLGDADGARASYRAAGAILESLQDPRALDIQAQIATINVCLGVRGEPCA
- a CDS encoding DUF6624 domain-containing protein, whose translation is MNRASVDPELAALRGELIERAAADQRARAELDPAAPTPEQWETVHLVDEDNVRWFAPIVAVHGWPGRRTVGVDGAHAAWVLAQHAPAPYRACWLPKLRAAVANRDAAPRDLAFLSDRVATDQQRAQRYGTQWLRLGTEAAGRLYPLHRPAEVNLARADVGLAPIPDAEIATAYLSYDEVAAATSGGSR
- a CDS encoding helix-turn-helix domain-containing protein, translated to MKIVLGAELERQRLRAEVTQEQAAQRLRCGQSKIAHIEGGSGIKAMELDALLDLYGADDNDTAYARALQAESNRRTKRGAFSTRFKQQMRLLVDMEPSCNELLSHQAMVIPGLLQTEEYMRAQFRAWRPSPTQDDIDRDTANRLGRQRVLDNTSQKFWFIIDEAALRRTPIGPEAMKPQITHLVEVIDRPNVELQIVPFDIGYYMGQSHDYTVFQYEADPQVSIVYLEKHDGGEYVEGAKKTARYLDLFDQQKAAAIGQERARRFLLDFAASL
- a CDS encoding DUF397 domain-containing protein: MDIQNGNKAHLDTDFREWVKSPLSNPNGNQCVELSFTSNAVGMRDSQNPDGAVLVFDNDEWNAFVGAVESGFFQHR
- a CDS encoding haloacid dehalogenase-like hydrolase, producing MSAPEPPRTLVLWDVDHTLIETRGVGRAVYDRAFRVATGKPLARLAAIAGRTELGIMTESLRINGVDPTSEAVERLTAALVAGYNEMADELATTGRALPGARQTLAALATDPRAHQGVLTGNLREVARIKLEVFGLARYLDLETSAFGDDDASRPRLVQIAQRRAFERLGVPFDNSRTVLIGDTPHDIQAALTAGVRAIAVATGKSTEDELRAAGAVEVVPALTPDMIERLVA
- a CDS encoding helix-turn-helix domain-containing protein, whose product is MSDHLAHVVGERIRFYRTTARRTKAVVAGLAGITPDYLYQIERGQKVPTLAVLAELATVLHVDLGELLGVVPPPPRQHTDSAAADALYRALVSPATPVPGFRGNDEVRRAVLDAWRTWQTSPHRYTALTAQLPTLIGETEAALRGADAAGSRAAHRSAADLYCLVRTVTKRVGRGDLSLLVADRAVRAAEEADDPVRLAGVRWNLTQVLLADGQTEGAEAVAMHAVDELRPFRANGNLDALAVSGALLLIAAIAAVRNGDAWGARDRLRLASPLAEKTGERNTCWTAFGPTNVAMYAVSIELESGEAAEGLRLAERIEPQHSPSIERRVAFLLDQAKGYQQRRDYARSLRLLETAASEAAEDMQFRPTAHKLLRTTIERGQRSVSAEASRLAGQIGLPF